In the genome of Populus trichocarpa isolate Nisqually-1 chromosome 10, P.trichocarpa_v4.1, whole genome shotgun sequence, the window GGGGTGAAAATGGTGTGGATTTAGGGCCATTTTATAATTGGTGTTTGTATTGTTTGACAAGTTTCAAAAGTAACTAACGTTCTATGACATTTAGTGTTTTGTTGTCAACCTAATTATTCTTCATGATTTGATGCAgtaataatgtttttccttCATTTCTCGATAGATTCTGAATGTTAATGCGAGGAACACCCTTACTGGAGTGGATGTATTTTACGCTCGTTATGCATTTGAAGTTGCGGTCTTGTGTGTGAAAACCAATTGTGACTTCACTGTTTGGTTCTTATGGGAACATTTGGTGTTCATTTCATCAGTGTGGTGAGGGGCTTCATGTGATTCTTCTACATGCAGGCAGATGTTGAAATAGGATACCTGGGGTGCTGGTCCCTTTTTCAGTTAATGCTGTGATATTGATGCGCAAAATCTGATGTTTGCccaaaattttttataaatcagaGGAATGAAAGCGCACTCCTTTCACTTCTCCTTTTTAACCAACAACCTATCAAGATTCCACTCTCCATTATAGGATTCTACAACCTCCATACGGGTTGTGCTGTGATGGAGAGCACAAGTTTAGAAGTTTTTATACTATATTCAACGAGGTACTATTTCAAGAAGTGTACGTGTCGAATGTAGCTGTTTCTGCCATCATTTTTATGTTGGCatctatttatctatttttgcaGACTCGATCTGGATGTCAAGTAATCGGGATAATGAATTCTGCATATAATCACACCATATGTTATGCAACCATTCTCCTGCATTTTTTAAGCAGAGAATTGGGCATTACGTTGTAAATTTGTGATAGACGGTGTTCAGTGGAAAAGATTTGTTGTTTCAAGGGCGCCTGGTGAGTATTCTGAAGCTATACTTGAGGATTTCTAAGGCCCTTagtatatcttttctttttttggtttttctcaaTCTATTTATGAGCAATAGATTTCATCGAAAGTTGCAGTTATCGAAATTAAACGCCACGAGCTGCACACCAGGCAACAAAGTATATAAATTGGCAAACACCGAAAAACACCAGTCTGGATGAAGGTGTGAAGCTTCGTTGATTGCGGAAAATCTATATACTATTTTATGAAGGTAGctataagaaaaatacaaaagaaatcaaatgtTAACTGAAATGCGGATAAAGTCTAAATCAAGTGGATTCAATCGAAATCTAATTTTCACTATAAATCAGCGAATACATGGTATGTTTTGGAATCTACAGCAATAAGTCTCAGAGCTGAAACTGCTGCTGCAATGGACATAAGGCcgaaaaaataaacattgaacCAATGCCAAAGCTTTTGTAGAGAAGTCAATTTGTTCTTCTTTGCTTTTAGGTACATGTGGTTGGCCAGAATAAATGTAAGGGGGAAGGTGCTTATAGCGCCAGTAAGGCTCATAAAATCTCCAAGGAAAGGCAGAAGAGCTGCCACCAGCGTGTTAATAGTTAGGTAGCCGCCTCTTACCCCGACCCTAAACGACAAGTTGCGAATTGAAAATGGACTTCCTATAATCCCGTACTTTGTATCCAAGTACTCATACATTGGGCTTGCAAATATCTACAAGAAGCAGGTGTATGTTAGCGCAGCagtcaaaaagaagaagaagatatagcGATAAAAGGAGATTTTCAGAAAGCACGAGTCTTGAATGAATTACATGCAGAGCAATGACTGTTTGAAGGAATGCAGAGATGTTGGCCAATGCCTTCACCCAAACCGGGCCATTGACGCTGCTAAGCAAATAGCTTGATGTTGAAGATCCATAAGCCCAATATCCAATAAATGTCACTGCATACATTGGTAAGACTCCAGCCGAGAATTGGAAGTAAAGTGATTTCATCATGTTACTGACAACGGGCTGTTTTATTGTTGCCTGGTGCAAAGCAGACACCAAAAGACGTGTAAGTTTTGGAGGcataaaaacaagagaaaagggaagaaataaCCTTACATAGCCTACATCCTGTGAAATATACTACCATCAATGTTAGCCTCAAGAAGTATGCACTATTATGACTACCGAACACAGGTTTCCAAATACAAAAGGGTCAAACTTCGATAAATCTCGGACCATACAAGAGAATAAGAGGCTGAGGCTGCAAAATAGCTTTACAGCCGGATATAAAATAGATATCCAATAAAAATGCATTCATTCCCCGACTACAGTTATAttacatcatttttatttttatttagatggGGCAAAAGAACACTCTCAAATTCTGTGAAAAACTCATAGACTTGATCCCTTGCTTACCTGTATTTCTGGAAGCATTCCTGTATTAAATGCAAAAACCAGATTAGCAGATGCTCCTATTGTTGTAAAGATTTTGCTTCTTGTTGTTCCTGGAATGCTGTAATCCCTGGCTGGTGCTTCAATTCCTATAACAGCACAGATATTGATGCAAATTCAGAACTAGAGAAACAATGGCCTGGGCtagaaaaataagcaaaataaaaattacgtTTATCATGCCTAAACTCAAATTTATGGTGGGCAAATAGGACAGGAAACATAATGGTaagaaattgaaggaaaatgaaattcaaaaaaaaattagcaaaagaaACTCTCGGAAGCAATATGATCTATAAGTTGTTAATTCTTAACAATCTAGGGACAACATACAGTATGGAAACAGTAATCAAATCATACAAACAGAAAACGCACAGCCAAGTTTGATGAGAACCAATAATTGTATCAAACTGTATGTCAAATTTACTATTGCTGCGTATGTCAGACAGTGTACCGTGTTGAAGGAAAAGAGAGTGGCGATTCCTTAGAAGATAGCCATCTACCTCCctctctatctatctatctatacaTTTACACATCTGGCTGGCTGCATAAAGAATTGCTTTGTGCAAAAGATGTATTTTCCATCTTACTCGAAATCATATTGCAATTACAGACTCAGCACTAAGGTTTGCAACATCCCTCTCATAGAAATCCTTCATTTCTTCACACAATCAAATAGTAAAAGGGAAAGAATGCATGAAGCAAGGTGCATGGCATTACCGGAATGAAAAGCAAACAACAGACTACTTTGGCACAACAAACTTACCATCCTTAACAGAAAGCACAAACGCCACAACTATATATATCAGGCTGAAAACCGTGGAAACTCCCAACCAAAGTCTGAGAGCAGACAAGTGGGGAATTGACATGGCAAACAAGGCACATACAAACCCAGAAATGGCAATGAAGTATGGGAGTTTCATGACATGGTCATCGCTAAAAAGAACATAGACAGCCTGCATACCAAATGCATAGAATCAGAAAAACGAAAtccagaaaagaaagaaaagaaaaacccgaAAATAACTTCATATATCATCATATAAATGAACTTCTTATACCTAGCAAGAAGAATTCAAATCATTATTCCTCTTATTGGCCGTAGCTTGTatccataattaattaattaattgatgtcAAACAAAGGAAGAACTCAATGCATAAATCTCGATGAAAAACTGAGAACAACTTTTTTGacgaaaaagagagaaagtagAAGACAAAACATTATcctgaaaaaaacataatgcaCTGCAAAAGAGACTCCCAGTTTTACCAGGCATGTAAATCTTGAAATGAAGAGTAATCCAATATGCCTAATGTGATGTTACCTTCAAAGCTGATCCAGCCAAAATGATGTATCCCGTGTTAATCATAAAAA includes:
- the LOC7490352 gene encoding proline transporter 1 isoform X2 gives rise to the protein MVPLGWIPGVVGLIIATAISLYANSLIAELHEFGGRRHIRYRDLAGFIYGRKAYSLTWGLQYVNLFMINTGYIILAGSALKAVYVLFSDDHVMKLPYFIAISGFVCALFAMSIPHLSALRLWLGVSTVFSLIYIVVAFVLSVKDGIEAPARDYSIPGTTRSKIFTTIGASANLVFAFNTGMLPEIQATIKQPVVSNMMKSLYFQFSAGVLPMYAVTFIGYWAYGSSTSSYLLSSVNGPVWVKALANISAFLQTVIALHIFASPMYEYLDTKYGIIGSPFSIRNLSFRVGVRGGYLTINTLVAALLPFLGDFMSLTGAISTFPLTFILANHMYLKAKKNKLTSLQKLWHWFNVYFFGLMSIAAAVSALRLIAVDSKTYHVFADL
- the LOC7490352 gene encoding proline transporter 1 isoform X1 codes for the protein MEVNGDGAGNSTRPRKVFDEDNSAVEIPETAHQISSDSWFQVGFVLTTGINSAYVLGYSGTIMVPLGWIPGVVGLIIATAISLYANSLIAELHEFGGRRHIRYRDLAGFIYGRKAYSLTWGLQYVNLFMINTGYIILAGSALKAVYVLFSDDHVMKLPYFIAISGFVCALFAMSIPHLSALRLWLGVSTVFSLIYIVVAFVLSVKDGIEAPARDYSIPGTTRSKIFTTIGASANLVFAFNTGMLPEIQATIKQPVVSNMMKSLYFQFSAGVLPMYAVTFIGYWAYGSSTSSYLLSSVNGPVWVKALANISAFLQTVIALHIFASPMYEYLDTKYGIIGSPFSIRNLSFRVGVRGGYLTINTLVAALLPFLGDFMSLTGAISTFPLTFILANHMYLKAKKNKLTSLQKLWHWFNVYFFGLMSIAAAVSALRLIAVDSKTYHVFADL